One Dictyostelium discoideum AX4 chromosome 3 chromosome, whole genome shotgun sequence genomic region harbors:
- the drpp25 gene encoding RNase MRP protein subunit has translation MDKYYRVPRTYDNDTEANEVRIGGVHSQVSSSIEYGLNLFNKPHDSIIVKAIGSKMISKAIFTAEIIKLRVPGLHQITEIGTTEIVTQYMPKEEGLDKVEISKKSAFIKITLSKTPLDTTNPGYQPPLPESETQKKPTRPRDYSPRRTRGGFRGGSSGGFRGGSGGGFRGRGRGGGFRGSSSHPSTATDNTAATTTTTSPSTSTTSPTTTTTTTAPVEQQQQQQQQQYQPSDSGFRGRGRGGFRGRGRGRGGFRGRGRGRGGFRGRGRGRGGFRGGSPLNSNYQESESSSSTTNTTNTATTSATNNSPNPTTITTTEGNDFRPRRGRGGFRGRGGFRGRGGNRSSSNSPSSSPNPTTTTTTSTTSPTPK, from the coding sequence aTGGATAAATATTATCGTGTTCCAAGAACATATGATAATGATACAGAAGCAAATGAAGTTAGAATCGGAGGTGTACATAGTCAAGTTAGTTCATCAATTGAATAtggattaaatttatttaacaaACCACATGATTCGATCATTGTTAAAGCAATTGGTAGTAAGATGATATCAAAAGCAATATTCACAGCAGAGATCATTAAACTTAGAGTACCAGGATTACATCAAATCACAGAGATAGGTACCACAGAGATCGTCACTCAATACATGCCAAAGGAAGAAGGTTTGGATAAAGTTGAAATCTCAAAAAAGTCTGCCTTCATCAAAATTACTTTATCGAAAACACCATTGGATACAACTAATCCAGGTTATCAACCACCTCTTCCAGAATCGGAAACTCAAAAGAAACCAACAAGACCAAGAGATTACTCACCACGTAGAACTAGAGGTGGATTTAGAGGTGGCAGTAGTGGTGGATTTAgaggtggtagtggtggtggattTAGAGGTAGAGGTAGAGGTGGTGGTTTTAGAGGTAGTAGTTCTCATCCTTCAACAGCAACAGACAatacagcagcaacaacaacaacaacttcaccATCAACGTCTACTacatcaccaacaacaacgacaacaacaacagcaccagttgaacaacaacaacaacaacaacaacaacaatatcaacctTCAGATAGTGGATTCAGAGGTAGAGGTAGAGGTGGATTTAGAGGTCGTGGTAGAGGTAGAGGTGGATTTAGAGGTCGTGGAAGAGGTAGAGGTGGATTTAGAGGTCGTGGAAGAGGTAGAGGTGGATTTAGAGGTGGTTCACCattaaatagtaattatCAAGAATCagaatcatcttcatcaacaACCAATACAACAAATACTGCAACTACATCAGCAACAAATAATTCACCAAatccaacaacaataacaacaacagaaGGTAATGATTTTAGACCAAGAAGAGGTAGAGGTGGATTTAGAGGTAGAGGTGGATTCAGAGGTCGTGGTGGAAATAGATCATCAAGTAATTCTCCTTCATCATCTCCAaatccaacaacaacaactacaacatcaacaacttcTCCTactccaaaataa
- a CDS encoding hypothetical protein (Similar to dipeptidylpeptidase 8) yields the protein MESKKYKIEGRDELLDKEEILKLLGEESGSSAPYSFEFNDSKNHLYFLSNVKDQKNIKNIHYIDMNSDSKEIKPLFNYVDKDVELSIEDQLQRERMRTAANGITQFTFDQKHQFIIAPINNKINKIDIKESITKPIIKEIVGETYNHQISADGKIVSFLKDKDIWITDISTNAMYRITFSNDEKHHKFRYAGDIGFIYAEEFSRYTGYWWSPIVGTCVKTGKPMYTICYLEEDETNVMDYHIPTSDLRGKTTQYKYPLAGEKNSICKVCLVSFVLPTRTTFQDSKIEIVKSELFDLKTQFPWAEYITRAGWTPNGHSIYLQLLDRKQQHLALVMVPLHVFAEDYSSSSSSSVKSIPKLPVLIEETTSVWINIEFSFQFLKSIENQLIWSNEQSGYRHLYLIKWDKNFTNIQSTPITLSTCNDNDNDNNNWMVSSDDIHIDEKRKLVYFTGTKDTCLEQHLYVTRFDKPNSEIKRLSHANFSHRSISISSNFKKFITTYSNISTISKTEVFDLIYNDDNNDNNDIYPIVKSSFFINDDDDDDDNDKKKININIPKIFNFKNSKGVTIYGQYTLPSDYSKDKKYPTVVYVYGGPHVQIVRNQYNYIKQHYTNFGFIQVMIDNVGSANRGLEFESHIREKMGQVEIGDQVEGINYLVGNDIVSIDVNRIAISGWSYGGYNSLMAISQRPDVFKIAVCGAPVSDWRLYNTGYTERYMNVPQDNIDGYKLGDTTHYSFPTEENRLLLIHGLQDENVHFSNTIYIIDHLTKTQKPYILKTLPNERHGVRNTDNRIYIGLFVINHLLKNL from the exons atggaaagtaaaaaatataaaattgaagGGAGAGATGAACTTTTAGATAAAGaagagattttaaaattattaggaGAAGAATCAGGATCATCAGCTCCatattcatttgaatttaatgattctaaaaatcatttatactttttatcaaatgtaaaagatcaaaagaatattaaaaatattcattACATTGATATGAATAGTGATTCAAAAG aAATTAAACCATTGTTTAATTATGTTGATAAGGATGTTGAACTATCAATTGAAGATCAATTACAAAGAGAAAGAATGAGAACTGCTGCTAATGGTATCACTCAATTTACTTTTGATCaaaa gcatcaatttataattgcaccaattaataataaaattaataaaattgatattaaagaatcaattacaaaaccaattattaaagagATTGTTGGTGAAACATATAATCATCAAATTTCAGCAGATGGAAAGAttgtatcatttttaaagGATAAAGATATTTGGATTACAGATATTTCAACAAATGCAATGTATAGAAttacattttcaaatgatgaaaaacaCCATAAATTTAGATATGCCGGTGATATTGGATTCATTTATGCAGAGGAGTTTTCACGTTATACTGGCTACTGGTGGTCACCAATCGTAGGAACATGTGTCAAAACTGGTAAACCAATGTATACAATTTGTTATTTGGAAGAGGACGAAACCAATGTTATGGACTACCACATACCAACATCCGACCTAAGAGGTAAAACCACCCAATACAAGTACCCCTTAGCCGGTGAAAAGAATTCAATTTGTAAAGTCTGTTTAGTCTCATTCGTGTTACCAACTAGAACTACTTTTCAAGATAGTAAAATCGAAATTGTTAAAAGTGAATTATTCGACCTAAAAACTCAATTCCCATGGGCTGAATACATAACCAGAGCTGGTTGGACACCCAATGGTCACTCAATCTATTTACAACTATTAGATAGaaaacaacaacatttaGCATTAGTCATGGTGCCATTACATGTCTTTGCTGAAGACTActcctcctcctcctcctcctcGGTTAAAAGCATTCCAAAACTACCAGTACTCATTGAAGAAACTACCTCAGTTTGgattaatattgaattttcatttcaatttttaaaatctattgaaaatcaattaatttggTCAAATGAGCAATCTGGTTATCgtcatctttatttaataaaatgggATAAGAATTTCACAAATATTCAATCAACACCAATCACTTTATCAACttgtaatgataatgataatgataataataattggatGGTTTCAAGTGATGATATTCATATTgatgaaaaaagaaaattagtTTATTTCACTGGTACAAAAGATACTTGTTTAGAACAACATTTATATGTTACAAGATTTGATAAACCAAATtctgaaattaaaagattatcaCATGCAAACTTTAGTCATagatcaatttcaatttcaagtaactttaaaaaattcataacaacttattcaaatatttcaacaatttcaaaaactgaagtatttgatttaatttataatgatgataataatgacaaTAATGATATTTATCCAATTGttaaatcatcattttttattaatgatgatgatgatgatgatgataatgataaaaagaaaattaatattaatattccaaaaatttttaattttaaaaattcaaaaggTGTTACAATTTATGGTCAATATACATTACCATCAGATTATTCAAAAGATAAGAAATATCCAACTGTTGTATATGTTTATGGTGGACCACATGTTCAAATAGTACGTAATCAATATAACTATATTAAACAACATTATACAAATTTTGGATTCATTCAAGTTATGATTGATAATGTTGGTAGTGCAAATAGAGGTTTAGAATTCGAGTCTCATATTCGTGAGAAAATGGGTCAAGTTGAGATTGGTGATCAAGTTGAGggtattaattatttagttGGTAATGATATTGTGTCGATTGATGTTAATAGAATCGCAATTTCAGGTTGGAGTTATGGTGGCTACAATTCATTGATGGCAATTAGTCAAAGACCTGATGTCTTTAAAATTGCAGTTTGTGGCGCACCAGTTAGTGATTGGCGTTTATATAATACAGGTTACACTGAACGTTATATGAATGTGCCTCAAGATAATATTGATGGCTATAAATTGGGTGATACAACTCATTATTCATTCCCAACTGAAGAAAATCGTCTCTTATTAATTCATGGTCTTCAAGATGAAAATGTCCATTTCTCAAATACAATTTATATCATTGATCATTTAACTAAAACTCAAAAACCATATATCTTAAAAACTTTACCAAATGAAAGACATGGTGTTAGAAACACTGATAATAGAATTTATATTGGTCTTTTTGTaattaatcatttattaaaaaatttataa
- the dstA gene encoding signal transducer and activator of transcription family protein (Similar to STAT) yields MSSAEFSMDDFEDTFDSNATISTKDLFEGSDRLPLNQSINTTIQNLYLPNGGFAIGDQSQQQYYQAMPPLNQSDQFNLGRSNNLTPRTNQLQQLQQQQQQQQQPQQQQQQQTYGTQSPIHMSQTPSSPLSSPLPSPTPFSRQQSYNNNNSNNTSSSQNYNNNNININNNNNNNNTNNNNNNNNGNNSNGNNGNNNNNNNNNNNNNTNNNNNNNQQQQQQQQQQQQQQQQQQQQQQQGNPNLSSPQPILDTIYKLLSEQEQTLVQMIHEQSLLLNRLPPTLDENSLAPLKSLSQKQITLSGQMNTEMSALDATKKGMILEPTDLAKLFALKQDLQIQFKQLSLLHNEIQSILNPQHSAPKPNVALVLKSQPFPVVISKGKQLGENQLVVLVLTGARSNFHINGPVKATMICDSHPTNKNNPTTPLEMDSQPIYPATLTAHFPLKFLAGTRKCSVNLKFGVNIRDLDNVTTTVESDASNPFVVITNECQWEGSAGVLLKKDAFDGQLEITWAQFINTLQRHFLIATKQDPVRPKRPLSSYDLKYIQTHFFGNRSIIHQQDFDKFWVWFGKSMQTLRYQRHISTLWQEGIIYGYMGRQEVNDALQNQDPGTFIIRFSERNPGQFGIAYIGVEMPARIKHYLVQPNDTAAAKKTFPDFLSEHSQFVNLLQWTKDTNGAPRFLKLHKDTALGSFAPKRTAPVPVGGYEPLNS; encoded by the exons atgtcATCAGCAGAATTCTCAATGGACGATTTTGAAGATACTTTTGACTCAAACGCAACTATCTCTACtaaagatttatttgaaGGTTCAGA TAGGTTACCATTAAATCAAAGTATAAATAcaacaattcaaaatttatatttaccaAATGGTGGATTTGCAATTGGCGATCAAAGCCAACAACAATATTACCAAGCAATGCCACCATTAAACCAAAGTGATCAATTCAATTTAGGAAGATCAAATAATTTGACACCAAGAACaaatcaacttcaacaacttcaacaacaacaacaacaacaacaacaaccacaacaacaacaacaacaacaaacataTGGTACTCAATCACCAATTCATATGTCACAAACTCCTTCAAGTCCTTTATCATCTCCATTACCAAGTCCAACTCCATTCAGTAGACAACAAAGttataacaacaacaatagtaataatacttcatcatcacaaaattataataataataacattaacatcaataacaataacaacaataacaatacaaacaataacaacaacaacaataatggtaacaatagtaatggtaacaatggtaataataataacaacaacaacaacaataacaataacaatactaacaataataataataataatcaacaacaacaacaacaacaacaacaacaacaacaacaacaacaacaacaacaacaacaacaacaacaaggtAATCCAAATTTAAGTTCACCACAACCAATTCTTGatacaatttataaattattatcagaaCAAGAACAAACATTAGTTCAAATGATTCATGAACAATCATTGTTATTAAATAGGTTACCACCAACATTGGATGAAAATTCATTAGCACCACTCAAATCATTATCTCAAAAACAAATCACATTATCCGGTCAAATGAATACTGAAATGTCAGCACTTGATGCCACTAAAAAAGGTATGATCCTTGAACCAACAGATTTAGCAAAATTATTTGCTTTAAAACAAGAtttacaaattcaatttaaacaattaagtTTATTACATaatgaaattcaatcaattttaaatccaCAACATTCTGCACCAAAACCAAA TGTTGCACTTGTATTAAAATCACAACCATTCCCAGTTGTAATTAGTAAAGGTAAACAATTAGGTGAGAATCAATTAGTTGTATTAGTATTAACTGGAGCAAGATCAAACTTTCATATAAATGGACCAGTTAAAGCAACAATGATTTGTGATTCACATCcaaccaataaaaataatccaaCTACACCATTGGAAATGGATTCACAACCAATTTATCCAGCAACATTGACAGCACATTTCCCATTGAAATTCTTGGCTGGTACTAGAAAGTGCTCTGtcaatttgaaatttggtGTAAATATTCGTGATTTAGATAATGTTACCACAACCGTAGAGAGTGATGCATCCAATCCATTCGTTGTTATCACCAATGAATGTCAATGGGAGGGTAGTGCTGGTGTATTATTGAAAAAGGATGCTTTCGATGGTCAATTGGAAATCACTTGGGCTCAATTCATCAATACCCTTCAAAGACATTTCTTAATTGCCACTAAACAAGATCCTGTAAGACCAAAACGTCCACTCTCTTCCTATGATTTGAAATATATTCAAACTCATTTCTTTGGTAATCGTTCAATCATTCACCAACAAGATTTCGATAAATTTTGGGTTTGGTTCGGTAAATCAATGCAAACTCTTAGATATCAAAGACATATTTCAACTTTATGGCAAGAAGG tatCATTTATGGTTATATGGGTAGACAAGAAGTTAATGATGCTTTACAAAATCAAGATCCAGGCACATTTATTATAAGATTTAGTGAAAGAAATCCTGGTCAATTTGGTATTGCTTATATTGGTGTTGAAATGCCAGCTCGAATTAAACATTATTTGGTTCAACCAAATGATACTGCTGCCGCAAAGAAAACTTTCCCTGACTTTTTATCAGAGCATTCTCAATTCGTAAACTTACTTCAATGGACTAAGGATACAAATGGTGCACcaagatttttaaaattacacaAAGATACTGCTTTAGGTTCCTTTGCTCCAAAAAGAACAGCTCCTGTACCTGTTGGTGGTTATGAACCTTTAAATagttaa